One segment of Nitrospirota bacterium DNA contains the following:
- a CDS encoding ORF6N domain-containing protein: MFQLNEEEHQSLRSHFATLKKGRGLHRKYLPYVFTEHGTIMLANVLNSPISVQASIQVVRAFVKLRQLLSTHKELAHKLIELERKIENHDEEIHTIFEAIRQLMAPPEPNKKKIGFMRE; encoded by the coding sequence ATGTTTCAGTTGAATGAAGAAGAGCATCAATCTTTAAGGTCGCATTTTGCGACCTTAAAGAAAGGAAGAGGTCTTCACCGGAAATATTTACCTTATGTCTTTACTGAACATGGGACGATTATGCTTGCTAATGTATTAAACAGCCCCATTTCAGTTCAGGCAAGTATTCAGGTCGTAAGGGCCTTTGTAAAACTAAGACAACTTCTGTCGACGCATAAAGAGCTTGCACATAAGTTAATTGAGCTTGAAAGAAAAATAGAAAATCACGATGAAGAAATCCACACAATCTTTGAGGCCATCCGGCAGTTGATGGCCCCGCCGGAGCCGAACAAGAAGAAGATCGGGTTTATGAGGGAATGA
- a CDS encoding PIN domain-containing protein, translating to MPFFIDTSSLFKRYQPEKGSTVVSRILEESKEPVFISSITIIEIISNLKRLFEVDKITTEKEFLMQHSFFYQDIGTLGIMILDVRADDIIRAEELILKRYIAC from the coding sequence ATGCCCTTTTTTATAGACACAAGCTCTCTTTTCAAGCGATACCAGCCGGAGAAAGGTTCGACCGTAGTTTCCAGGATTCTTGAAGAATCTAAAGAGCCTGTTTTTATCTCCTCGATAACAATCATTGAAATCATCTCCAACCTGAAGAGACTTTTCGAGGTAGATAAAATCACGACAGAAAAAGAATTCCTGATGCAGCACAGTTTCTTCTATCAGGACATCGGTACTCTCGGTATTATGATACTCGATGTAAGAGCCGACGACATTATAAGGGCAGAGGAACTCATCCTGAAAAGATACATAGCCTGTTGA